CGCTTCTCCGAAACGCAAACGGTCGTGAACGGCTCCCGGCGAGCCTGGCGCACTCGTCGCGGGCCATCCTCGTCCGGTCGCGAACTCCTCGACGCACCCGACTGTCGAGCGGGCCGCGACCGTCCGCATCGACCACGACCCACGCAGCATATCACCCACCCACGCGAACACCGACCAATGACAACGTTTCAGTTCCGCGGCGTGTACCCCGCCATGTGCACGCCGTTCGACGACGACGGCAGTATCGACTTCGAGACACTCCGAGAAGACGCCCAACGGCTCGAACGCGCGGGCGTCGACGGGCTCGTCCCCTGCGGATCGACCGGAGAGTCGGCGACGCTCACCCACGACGAACACATCGAAGTCGTCGAGGCGGTCGTCGACGCCGTCGGCGACGTGCCCGTCATCGCCGGCTCCGGCTCGAACAACACCCGCGAGGCGCTGTCGCTGTCCCGCCGCGCGGCCGACGCCGGTGCGGACGCCCTGCTCCTCATCTCGCCGTACTACAACAAGCCCGAACAGCGAGGGTTCGTCGAGCACTTCGAGCGCATCGCCGACGAGATCGAACTCCCGCAGATCGTCTACAATGTCCCCTCCCGGACCGGCCGTAACATCGAGCCCGCCACCGTCGCCGAGCTCGCCGATCACCCCAATATCCAGGGATACAAGGCCGCAAGCGGCGACATGGGACAGATCAGCGAGATCGTCGAGCGGACCCGGGACACCGACCTCGACGTGCTCTCGGGCGACGACGGCATGACGCTGCCGATGCTCTCGGTCGGCGCCACGGGGGGTATCAGCGTGGCCGCCAACGTCGAGCCCGAGCGGACCTGTGCCATGGTCGGCGCGGCGCTGGCCGGCGACTTCGAGCGCGCTCGCGAGATCCACCACCGACTCGGTCCGCTCTTTCGCGCGCTGTTCGTCGAGACCAATCCGATCCCGGTCAAGGAGGCCATGGGGATCCGCGGCTACAGCTCGGCGCGGATGCGCTCGCCGCTGACGCGGCTCTCCGAGCAGTACCGCGACGACCTGGCGACGATCCTCGACGACCTGGAATCCGAAACGTTCGATTCCGAGAACGACTACGTCGAGGCCGAACGATGAGCACGACGATCGCGGTCAACGGCGCCGCCGGGCGCATGGGGAAGACAGTGATCGAGACGGCCGCCGAGCGCGAGGACGTCGAGGTCGTCGTCGGCTTCCACGCCACCGAGGCCGGCGAGATCGACGGCGTCCCGGTCGTCGACGGTGAGGAGGCGGCCGATGCCCTGGCGGAGTACGACGTGGACGCTGTCGTCGACTTCGCGACGCCCGAAGCGGCCGTCTCGGTCGCCGGCACCTGCGCGGACGCGGGCGTCGCGCTCGTGGTCGGGACGACGGGTTTCGACGACGACCAGCTGGACGCCCTCGACGCGGCGGGCGAGTCCGTGCCCGTCCTCAAGGCCACCAACTTCTCGCGGGGCATCCAGGCGCTCCTTCGGACCGTCCGCGAGGCCGTCGGCGCCCTCGACGGCTACGACCTGGAACTGATGGAGACCCACCACAACGACAAGGTCGACGCGCCCTCCGGGACCGCGAACACCATTCTGGAGACCGTACAGGACCAGCGCGACGTGGAACCGGTCTACGGCCGCGAGGGCCACGCCCCGCGTGAGGACGACGAGATCGGCGTGTTCGCTCGTCGCGCGGGCGACGTCCGCGGCGAGCACGAACTCGTCCTGGCGGGCAACGACGAAGTGGTGTCGCTGTCGCACCGCGCGGAGGACCGCGCGGTGTTCGCCGCCGGCGCGCTCGACGCCGCAGCGTGGCTCGCTGGGCGCGAGGCGGGCCGCTACGAGTTCGGAACCGTCGTCGACGAGTCCTGAACGAAGCCGTCACTCCTCTTTCGCAGCGAATCGCGGCCACGCGACGTGTCGGGTGACGCCGCCGAGCGCCACCGCCCAGACGAACGCGAGCGACCCGACCGCGAAGGCCGGTATCGCGTCCGGTGACAGCACCGACCAGACGACCGCGGTCCCGACCGCGATGAACGCCAGCGCCGCGACGACCGAGACGGCGTCGCTCACCCCGCTCAGGTCGACGCCGTCGACGAGCAGAAACACGGCGAGCCCGGCGACCGCCCCGATCGCGACGGCCCTGACCGCCGACTCGGCCGAGACGGGACCGAGCGACCCCGTCGCGTACGGGAGGACCCACGTCGGCGTGAACGCGAGCGCCGCGACGAACGTTCGGATCGCGCGTCGCCGAGCGTCGCTATCGCCCTCCTCGGCGCCGCGAGTGGATCCTCGGGCGAAACTCATCTGTGAGTGAATGTCTCCGCGGTTCGATAAATACGTTGCTCCGGAGGACGGCGACTCCGAGGGTGTTTTGCCCCCGGGGCGTACACCCTCGGGTATGAGCCTGCAATCCGACATCGCGGACCTCTGGACCCGAAAGCAAGAGGGCCTGACGGCCGCCGACGCGACCGACGACCACCTCGCGACGCTCGACGACTTCCTCGCCGCGCTCGAAGCCGGCGACGTGCGCGCCGCCGAGAAGTCGGGCGGCGAGTGGGAGGCCAACGAGTGGGTCAAGCAGGGTATCCTCCTGAACTTCGGCCTGCGCGACACCGAAGCCCGCGAGTACGGCGACGTGACATATCACGACGTGCTGCCGCTGCGTGAGACGGCCGATCTGAACGAGCGCGGGACCCGAAACACGCCGGACGGCACGGTCATCCGCCGCGGTGCCTACGTCGGCAGCGACGCCATCCTGATGTCCCCGGCGTTCGTCAACATCGGCGCCCACGTCGGCGACGGGACGCTCGTCGACTCCTGTGACACCGTCGGGTCCTGTGCGCAGATCGGTGACGACGTCAAACTCGGCGCGAACACGCTCATCGGCGGCGTGCTCGAACCGGTCGAGGACGCGCCGGTCATCGTCGAGGACGGCGTCTCGCTGGGCGCGGGCTGTCGCGTCACGAGCGGGTTCGTCGTCGGCGAGAACTCCATCGTCGGCGAGAACACGCTGCTCACGCCGCGTATCCCCGTCTACGACCTCGTCGAGGAGGAGATCCTCTACGGCGAACTCCCGCCCGAGCGCCGGGCCTTCACCCGCTTCGTCGAGTCGTCGGTTTCGGATCACGACCTCATCGACGGCGGCGCCTACAAGCCCGCGGTCGTCGCCACGAGCGTCGAGGAGGAGACTCTCGAAGCGACCGAGCGGGAAGACGCGTTGCGGGAGTGATGTCCGCGCGCCGTCGGCGCGCGGTTCACGCGAGTCGCTCTGCGACTCGCGCTTTTTCACCCATGTTTTTGCCGTCCGGGTTCCCCGCAGCGCGCCCCCGGCGCGCGAGGAAACCCGGGCGGGAAAAAGATGGTCGCGAGACCTTGGGGGCGACCGAACGCGAGGACGCGCTGCGGGAGTAGAGGCGGGGCCTCGCCGGTGGATGGCTCACCGCGAGCGACCAGCGGGAGCGAGCGGCTTTTTCGCCCACGTTTTTGCCCCGGGTTCCCGCAGTGAGCGGGGCGAGACCGACCGGAGGGAGGTCTCGATGCGAACGGGGAGCGAAGCGACCCGTGAGCGGAGCGAACGAGGAAACCCGGGTGGGAAAAAGGTGGCTGCGAGGCGACCGAGCGCGAGGACGCGCTGCGGGAGTAACTTCACAGCACTGACGACCAGTTCGAACTCCCGCTCGACTTATGTGTACGCGTACACGTACACAGACATATGGGGACGAAAACGATTTCACTGGCGGACGACGCCTACGAGAAGCTGAAACGCCACAAGCGAGAGGGAGAGAGCTTCAGCGACGTGGTCCGGCGACTCGCGGGCGACGTTCCCCTCTCGGAGTACTACGGTGCGCTGGAGCAGGACACTGCCGACGAACTGGAGCAGATCGTCGAGGACCGACGGGAGGAACGCGCGAACTCCCATCGTCGACGAGTCGACGACCTGCGAGACGCGCTCGAATGATCCTCGACTCGACGTTCCTCATCGACGTGCTCCGCGGGGACGAGCAGGTCTCCGAACGGGTCGCGGAGATCGACGACGCTGGGACGCCCTGCGTGAGTTCGGTGACCGTGATGGAGTTGATAGAGGGGATCTACCTGGCCGACGCGTCCACGTCGGAACGGGACGCGGTCGAGGACCTGATCGAGAATCTCACCGAGCTACCGTTCGACCGCCGGTGTGCGATGGAGGCCGGACGGGTGAACGCGGGTCTGATCCGAGATGGCGAGCGGATCGACGAGGCAGACGTGATGATAGCGGCGACGGCGCTCGTACACGACCACGCGGTGGTCACCCGGAACGTCGACCACTTCGACCGGATCGAACCGGTGACGGTCGTGACTTACTGACGGGTCTGCCCACACCACCGACCGCGCGACTTTTCCCACACCGTCCCAATTTTCGCCCGTGACAGTCGTCTGTTGTGGCGTCGGCGCCGACACCGGGAACGTCCGCCCGGTCCCGGGCGTCGACGCCGATGGCCGCTTCGAGTACGTCCCCATCCCTGAGAAGGGCGCGACGACCGAGACGGCCACGTACGGCTCGCTCGACCGGCGCCACGGCGAGGGGACGCTCGCCGACCTGCTCGACGGGATCCGCCCGGGCAGCGACGGCGAGTGGGTTACCGACCCGGCGGCGATCCGGGACTGCTCGGTCCACCACGACCCGAACCTGACGGCGTTGACCTACGGCGAGCACCGGCCGGGGTACGTGGCGAAGCTGCGCGAACTGCAACCGGGCGATATCGTCGCGTTCTACGGCGGTTTCCCGGGACCGGACAGCGACTACAAACACCGTTATCTGTTCGGCTACTTTTCCGTCGCGGAGCCGCCGGTCGTGCTCGACCCCGAGGCGGATCGCGAGGACGTGGCGGCGGCCCTCGCCGAGCACCCCGAAAACGCCCACGCCAAGCGCTTCGCCGGCCACGGCGACCTGTACTACCACGATCCGGCGTTTACCGACCGGCCGCGACCGGTCGTGATCGTCCCCGGCGAAGAACCCGGCGGTGTCCTCGACCGCGCAGTGCGGCTCAGCGACCGTCGACGCGGACCGAACTACTACATGAGAGAGGGGGTCGCGGACGCGCTGGCGCCGGCGTCGTCGAGCGACCACGGAACGCACCTGGGCGGGTTCAAACCCGCGGTGCGATGCGAGATCGACGCCGAGCGGTTCCGAGCGTTCCTCCGACGGTCGGCCTGACGGGGCGCTGACTCGACCGAACGCTGACCCGACCCACCGACGGTCGGCGAACCGCCGCTCCGGCGAGACACCGATCGGAGAGTTGCTGGGTCTGAAATTCTTCTGTGGGTATTAATGTCCCGTTAGTACTACGCAGGCACATGGCAGCTATCGAAGCGGACGCGGTATCGAAGCGCTACGGGACGGAGGTCGCCCTCGACCGGGTCGACCTCACCGTCGCGGAGGGCGAGACGTTCGGCTTCCTCGGTCCCAACGGCGCGGGCAAGTCGACGTTCATCAACGTCCTGCTGGACTTCGCCAAACCGACGGACGGGTCGGCGTCGATCTTCGGCAACGACTGCCAGGGCGCGGGCGTGGCCGCCCGCGACCGGATCGGCGTGCTCCCGGAGGGGTACTCCGTGTTCGACCGGCTGACCGGTCGCCAGCACGTCGAGTACGCCATGGACTCGAAGGACGTCGACGGCGACCCCAGTCGAATCCTCGACCGGGTCGGGATCCTCGACGACGCCGACCGGACGGCCAGCGACTACTCCAAGGGGATGGCCCAGCGACTGGTGCTGGGGATGGCGCTCGTGGGGGAGCCGGACCTGCTGATCCTCGACGAGCCCTCCACGGGGCTGGATCCCAACGGCGCCGCCGAGATGCGGTCGATCCTCGAGGCGGAGAACGAGCGGGGCGCGACGGTCTTCTTCTCGTCGCACATCCTCGAACAGGTCGAGGCGGTCTGCGACAGGGTCGGTATCCTCCAGAACGGCGAGCTCGTCGCCGTCGACACCATCGAAGGGCTGCGCGAGTCGCTGGGCGGGGGGACGAAGCTCGTGATCACCCTCGACCGACTCGACGACGGGACCCTCGAAAGCGTCCGGTCGGTCGGGGGCGTCGAGACCGCGGTCGCCCGCGACGAGACGACCCTCGAAGTGACGTGTACGAACGACGCGAAGATGGACATCCTCGTGGAACTCCACGACGCCGGCGTCGACGTGGTGAACTTCCGCACGGAGGAGGCCTCCCTCGAGGACATGTTCATCGAGTACACCGGCAGCCGATGACCTGGCGAACCGTCGCGAACCGGGACTGGCGGCTGACCGTCGACGCCCGCTCGGCGAAGGCGTTGCTCGGGCTCGTCGTCCTCGGCGTCCTCGTAGCGGGCTACATCTATCCGGTCGTCACCCCCGGGCCGCACACGACCAGCCAGTTCCCCGAGTTCGTCGAGGGGATCCTGACGACGCTGGTGCCGTTCGTGGGCGTCCTGCTCGGCTACAACGCCGTCGTCAGCGACCGCGAGTCGGGGGCGATCCGCCTGTCGCTGTCGCTCCCCCAGAGCCGCTCGGACGTCGTCCTCGGGACCTACGCCAGCCGAACCGGACTGCTCGCGGCGACGCTCGCGGGCTCGCTGGCCGCGGCCGGCGCGCTCGTCGTCTATCCCTTCGGCGAACTCCAGCTCGGTCGATTCCTGGTCTTCGTCGCGCTGACGGTCGCCTACGGTGCGGTCTGGAGCGGGCTCGGGATCGCCGTCTCGCTGGCGGTCGCGACCAAGCGGCGCGCGCTCGTGGTCGGATTCGTGTTCCTGTTCCTGTTCGTCGTCGTCTGGGACGCCCTGGAGGCGGCGGCGTTGCTCGGCCTCTCGGCGGCGGGGATCGTCGACGGTGAACTTCCCGGGCTCGCCGAGTTGGTGTTCGGGCTGGAACCCGGGCGGGCCTTCGGGCGAGCGACGGCCGGGCTGGTCGACCCGACCCGGAGCGTCGAGGGTGCCTGGTATCTCGGCGGGTGGGTGGCGCTGGCGGTACTGGCGCTGTGGGTCGTCGGGCCGATCGGGCTCGCTTACGCCCGCTTCGCGCGGAGGGATCTGTCGTGAGCTGGCGCGTCGTCGCTCGCAAAGACGTCCGCGACGCCGCGCGGTCGAAGACCATCTGGGTCCTGTTCGGCCTGCTGTCGCTCCTTTCGGTGGGTTACGCCGCCGTCCACAGCTACCTCGGTCCCGCCGAGTTCCCGGCGTTCTTGGGTGGGCTTGCCGACGTCGTCGGCGCGGTCGTGCCGATACTCGCGCTGTTGCTCGGGTACAAGTCGATCGTCGACGACCGGACCGACGGCAGCATGTTCCTGACGCTGTCGTTCCCCCACTCCCGGAGCGACCTGATCGCCGGCACACTCGTCGGTCGCGCGGTCGTGTTGCTCGCCCCGACGCTCGTGGCACTGGCCGCGGCGGGCGCGGTCGGTGCCGTCCGCTACGGGACCGACGGCGCCGCGCTGTACCCGCTGTTCGTCGCCGCCACCGCGCTCTACGGCGTCGCCTTCCTCGGGGTCGCCGTCGGCCTCTCGATGTGGACGACCGTCGACCGGTGGATCACGCTCGGCGCGTTCGGCGTCTACATGCTCGGGGTGAACCTCTGGGGCGGCCTCCACTCGTTCGCGTTGCTCTTCCTCCATCGCTTCGACGGCGCCGTCCTGGCCGACCTCCCCGACTGGGCGCTGCTGTTCCGGCTGGCCGGCCCGGGCGAGTCGTACGACCGGCTGCTGGCCGCCGCGTTCGACCTCGGCCGCGCCGGTCGCTACGTGGCCGACGGCGCCCCCGTCTACGTCGACTGGTGGGCCGCCGTCGTCCTGCTGCTCGCCTGGTTCGCGGTGCCGCTGGCGGCCGGCTATCGACGGTTCCGGAGTACCGACCTCTGAGCGGCCGGACGACCGGGGCGGCCGCCGTTCCGCGCGCAGCCGCTCCCGGCCACGGCCCGTCCGTGCGACCGACCGCGTCGGCAACGGGTCCGGTCAGCCGACGTCCGGGAGCAGGCGGTTGTTAAGGCTTTTTGCGTCGGGCGACCGACGTGGGGGTATGTTCCCAGGAGGCGGCGGCATGAACGACCGCAAGATGCAGCAGATGATGAAGCAGATGGGCATCGATATGACCGACCTCGACGCCGAGGAGGTCGTCATCCGAACCCCCGACGAGGAGCTCGTCTTCACCGACGCGGACGTCCAGCGGATGGACGCCCAGGGCCAGCAGACCTACACCATCGTCGGCGAGCCAGAGTCCCACGAGCGCGGCGAGGGCGACGGCGACGAGCCGGCGATCGCGGAGAGCGACGACGAGGCCGGGGCGGCGACGATCCCCGACGAGGACGTGGAACTGGTCGCGACCCGAGCGGGCGCCAGCGAGGACGACGCTCGCGAAGCGCTCGAAGAGACGAACGGCGACCTGGCGGCGGCCATCGAGCGGTTAGAGTGAGCCTGCTGTTCGTCCACGAAGCGGAGGACCGGGAGTACCTGCTCTCGCCCGGCGAGACGCTGGAGTGCGACCTGGGCGTCCTCGAAGTGCCAGAGGACGTGACACCCGGGGAGATCGTCGAGAGCCACATCGGCGAGCCGTTCACCGCGCGGAAGCTCCGCGGCCCGGATCTGTTCAACCACTTCGAGCGGACGGGCGCGCCGATGATGCCTCGCGATATCGGGCTCATCGTGGGCCACACCGGCGTTTCCACCGAGGACGACGTGCTCGACGCCGGGACCGGAACGGGCGTGCTGGCTGCGTATCTCGGCCGCTGTGGCGCGTCGGTGACGACCTTCGAGCGCGACCCCGAGTTCGCCGAGGTGGCCCGCGAGAACGTGGCACTGGCCGGCGTGGCCGACCGCGTGGACGTTCGCACGGGCGACGTGACCGACCAGCTGGGCGATCTGGACCGATACGACGTGGTGACCCTCGACACGGAGGACGCGCCGACGATGGTCGAGCGGACGCCCAATTTGCTCCGCGACGGCGGCTACGTCGCGGTGTACTCGCCGTTCGTCGAGGGGACCCGGGAGGCGGTCTCGGCCGCCCACGAGGTCGGGCTCACCGAAGTCGAGACCCTGGAGACGATCCAGCGCGAGATGGACTTCGACGACCGCGGGTCTCGGCCGTCGACCGCCGGCGTCGGCCACACCGGCTACCTGACCTTCGCGCGGCGAGTGTAGCGACCGGCACAGGTCCGTCTTTTCCCGCGACTCGTCGGTCAGCCGACGGCTCGCAGGAGATCGAGCAGTTCCTCGCGGTAGTCGGTGTCCGCGCCGTCGAGCGCAGTGCTCTCGGCGCTCGGGAACCGGTCGGCGAGCGACGAGCGTGGGTAGGCCCCACCGGCGAGACGGATGTGGCCGTCGGCCCAGGCGCCGACCCACCCCTCGACGGGGGCCGGGTCACCGTCTGGCAGTGCCACCTCGCCCGTCACCTGTCGGAGCGTGACTCGAGAGCGGTCCTCGGTCCGGATCCGCTCGCGGCGGCCCCGCTCGACGTCGACGACGCCGCGGTCGGTCAGGTCGGCGGCGAACTGCCGGACGGCTTCCGTCTTCACCGAGGGGAGCACCATCGCCGGGCCGATGCCCGGAGCCAGCGGC
This DNA window, taken from Halosimplex litoreum, encodes the following:
- the dapA gene encoding 4-hydroxy-tetrahydrodipicolinate synthase, producing the protein MTTFQFRGVYPAMCTPFDDDGSIDFETLREDAQRLERAGVDGLVPCGSTGESATLTHDEHIEVVEAVVDAVGDVPVIAGSGSNNTREALSLSRRAADAGADALLLISPYYNKPEQRGFVEHFERIADEIELPQIVYNVPSRTGRNIEPATVAELADHPNIQGYKAASGDMGQISEIVERTRDTDLDVLSGDDGMTLPMLSVGATGGISVAANVEPERTCAMVGAALAGDFERAREIHHRLGPLFRALFVETNPIPVKEAMGIRGYSSARMRSPLTRLSEQYRDDLATILDDLESETFDSENDYVEAER
- the dapB gene encoding 4-hydroxy-tetrahydrodipicolinate reductase; translated protein: MSTTIAVNGAAGRMGKTVIETAAEREDVEVVVGFHATEAGEIDGVPVVDGEEAADALAEYDVDAVVDFATPEAAVSVAGTCADAGVALVVGTTGFDDDQLDALDAAGESVPVLKATNFSRGIQALLRTVREAVGALDGYDLELMETHHNDKVDAPSGTANTILETVQDQRDVEPVYGREGHAPREDDEIGVFARRAGDVRGEHELVLAGNDEVVSLSHRAEDRAVFAAGALDAAAWLAGREAGRYEFGTVVDES
- a CDS encoding 2,3,4,5-tetrahydropyridine-2,6-dicarboxylate N-succinyltransferase, whose product is MSLQSDIADLWTRKQEGLTAADATDDHLATLDDFLAALEAGDVRAAEKSGGEWEANEWVKQGILLNFGLRDTEAREYGDVTYHDVLPLRETADLNERGTRNTPDGTVIRRGAYVGSDAILMSPAFVNIGAHVGDGTLVDSCDTVGSCAQIGDDVKLGANTLIGGVLEPVEDAPVIVEDGVSLGAGCRVTSGFVVGENSIVGENTLLTPRIPVYDLVEEEILYGELPPERRAFTRFVESSVSDHDLIDGGAYKPAVVATSVEEETLEATEREDALRE
- a CDS encoding antitoxin VapB family protein, which encodes MGTKTISLADDAYEKLKRHKREGESFSDVVRRLAGDVPLSEYYGALEQDTADELEQIVEDRREERANSHRRRVDDLRDALE
- a CDS encoding PIN domain-containing protein, which codes for MILDSTFLIDVLRGDEQVSERVAEIDDAGTPCVSSVTVMELIEGIYLADASTSERDAVEDLIENLTELPFDRRCAMEAGRVNAGLIRDGERIDEADVMIAATALVHDHAVVTRNVDHFDRIEPVTVVTY
- a CDS encoding Nmad3 family putative nucleotide modification protein, producing MTVVCCGVGADTGNVRPVPGVDADGRFEYVPIPEKGATTETATYGSLDRRHGEGTLADLLDGIRPGSDGEWVTDPAAIRDCSVHHDPNLTALTYGEHRPGYVAKLRELQPGDIVAFYGGFPGPDSDYKHRYLFGYFSVAEPPVVLDPEADREDVAAALAEHPENAHAKRFAGHGDLYYHDPAFTDRPRPVVIVPGEEPGGVLDRAVRLSDRRRGPNYYMREGVADALAPASSSDHGTHLGGFKPAVRCEIDAERFRAFLRRSA
- a CDS encoding ABC transporter ATP-binding protein, whose amino-acid sequence is MAAIEADAVSKRYGTEVALDRVDLTVAEGETFGFLGPNGAGKSTFINVLLDFAKPTDGSASIFGNDCQGAGVAARDRIGVLPEGYSVFDRLTGRQHVEYAMDSKDVDGDPSRILDRVGILDDADRTASDYSKGMAQRLVLGMALVGEPDLLILDEPSTGLDPNGAAEMRSILEAENERGATVFFSSHILEQVEAVCDRVGILQNGELVAVDTIEGLRESLGGGTKLVITLDRLDDGTLESVRSVGGVETAVARDETTLEVTCTNDAKMDILVELHDAGVDVVNFRTEEASLEDMFIEYTGSR
- a CDS encoding ABC transporter permease, whose translation is MTWRTVANRDWRLTVDARSAKALLGLVVLGVLVAGYIYPVVTPGPHTTSQFPEFVEGILTTLVPFVGVLLGYNAVVSDRESGAIRLSLSLPQSRSDVVLGTYASRTGLLAATLAGSLAAAGALVVYPFGELQLGRFLVFVALTVAYGAVWSGLGIAVSLAVATKRRALVVGFVFLFLFVVVWDALEAAALLGLSAAGIVDGELPGLAELVFGLEPGRAFGRATAGLVDPTRSVEGAWYLGGWVALAVLALWVVGPIGLAYARFARRDLS
- a CDS encoding ABC transporter permease, yielding MSWRVVARKDVRDAARSKTIWVLFGLLSLLSVGYAAVHSYLGPAEFPAFLGGLADVVGAVVPILALLLGYKSIVDDRTDGSMFLTLSFPHSRSDLIAGTLVGRAVVLLAPTLVALAAAGAVGAVRYGTDGAALYPLFVAATALYGVAFLGVAVGLSMWTTVDRWITLGAFGVYMLGVNLWGGLHSFALLFLHRFDGAVLADLPDWALLFRLAGPGESYDRLLAAAFDLGRAGRYVADGAPVYVDWWAAVVLLLAWFAVPLAAGYRRFRSTDL
- a CDS encoding nascent polypeptide-associated complex protein, whose protein sequence is MFPGGGGMNDRKMQQMMKQMGIDMTDLDAEEVVIRTPDEELVFTDADVQRMDAQGQQTYTIVGEPESHERGEGDGDEPAIAESDDEAGAATIPDEDVELVATRAGASEDDAREALEETNGDLAAAIERLE
- a CDS encoding methyltransferase domain-containing protein; this encodes MSLLFVHEAEDREYLLSPGETLECDLGVLEVPEDVTPGEIVESHIGEPFTARKLRGPDLFNHFERTGAPMMPRDIGLIVGHTGVSTEDDVLDAGTGTGVLAAYLGRCGASVTTFERDPEFAEVARENVALAGVADRVDVRTGDVTDQLGDLDRYDVVTLDTEDAPTMVERTPNLLRDGGYVAVYSPFVEGTREAVSAAHEVGLTEVETLETIQREMDFDDRGSRPSTAGVGHTGYLTFARRV